A stretch of the Papaver somniferum cultivar HN1 chromosome 6, ASM357369v1, whole genome shotgun sequence genome encodes the following:
- the LOC113285954 gene encoding uncharacterized protein LOC113285954 — protein MSKFIASFGWSLILATFIFVLSITKELVDGRTISNIASKSIIKSINVDKDEIIDCYDIYKQPSLNHPLLHNHTIQVKPSMSPTNIKSDNFGTLQLTQIWHKYGTCPEGTIPIQRNIKDVRSILSRKHRRRKFSHYKMPNTSHSNGIRDGHEYAVIRVFGNFLGAQAKINLWNPVVEAPLEISISQIWITAGEYGDRNSIEAGWEVSEAIYGDNQTRFFILWTTDDYNTGCYNLECEGFVHTSSDIAIGCNFTELSTFKGDQKDATFSIHKDQNSGNWWVQVQGIPVGYYPSSLFTQLSKTSTEVDFGGEIFNQRSKKRHTTTQMGSGHFPSEGNLGISSYFNYVQVVDEKYEARDPKDVMPVVSNPHCYDLKIDDNHKNGYGFFYGGPGYNDNCQ, from the exons ATGTCGAAATTCATCGCTTCATTCGGTTGGTCACTCATTCTAGCAACATTTATTTTCGTATTGTCAATCACAAAAGAATTAGTCGACGGAAGAACGATTTCGAATATAGCGagcaaatcaataatcaaatccaTTAAT GTTGACAAAGATGAAATCATCGATTGTTATGATATCTACAAGCAACCTTCTCTTAATCATCCTTTGCTTCACAATCATACAATACAG GTGAAACCAAGTATGAGCCCGACGAATATAAAATCAGATAATTTCGGGACACTTCAGCTTACACAGATTTGGCATAAGTATGGAACATGTCCAGAAGGAACTATCCCTATACAGAGGAATATAAAAGATGTTCGTTCAATACTCTCGCGCAAACATCGtcgtcggaaattttctcattatAAGATGCCTAATACATCACATTCAAACGGTATTAGGGACGGCCATGAG taCGCGGTAATTAGGGTGTTCGGGAATTTTCTAGGAGCACAAGCAAAAATAAATCTTTGGAATCCGGTTGTGGAAGCACCACTTGAGATAAGTATATCTCAAATTTGGATTACAGCCGGTGAATATGGTGATCGCAATAGTATTGAAGCTGGATGGGAA gtttCTGAGGCTATATATGGTGATAACCAGACCAGATTCTTTATACTGTGGACT ACGGATGACTACAACACCGGTTGCTACAACCTCGAATGTGAAGGCTTTGTACACACATCCTCAGATATCGCTATCGGGTGTAATTTCACAGAATTATCCACTTTCAAAGGAGACCAGAAAGATGCCACTTTTAGTATACACAAG GATCAAAATAGTGGAAATTGGTGGGTACAAGTACAAGGTATTCCAGTGGGATATTATCCAAGTTCTCTTTTCACTCAATTATCAAAGACATCCACAGAAGTAGATTTCGGCGGAGAAATCTTTAATCAAAGATCCAAAAAACGACATACTACGACTCAAATGGGTAGCGGACATTTCCCTTCAGAAGGAAATTTGGGAATTTCAAGCTATTTTAATTATGTCCAAGTAGTTGATGAAAAATACGAAGCCAGAGACCCCAAAGATGTTATGCCGGTTGTATCGAATCCACATTGCTATGATTTGAAAATTGACGACAACCATAAAAATGGTTATGGTTTTTTTTATGGAGGTCCTGGTTATAATGATAATTGTCAGTAA